In Phragmites australis chromosome 24, lpPhrAust1.1, whole genome shotgun sequence, the following are encoded in one genomic region:
- the LOC133907872 gene encoding protein Rf1, mitochondrial-like, translating to MFRRPLPSGGILLEHIVVDRYRAGDIGAEDALHLFDELLPQARPASIRAINCLLAVVARNGPALAISLFNRVARAGAEKVAPTVHTYGLLVGCCRRLGRLDLGFAALGRILKTGWRAEAVTFTNLLRALCAEKKIGDAMDIVLRRMPELDCAPNVFSYSVLLKGLCDEKKSEEALELLYMMDDDSDSRPPNVVSFNTVIDGFCKQGEVDKAFTLFHEMLERGISPNFVTYNSIIDGLCKAQAMDKAEMFFRRMIEDGVMPDCTAYTTLVHGYCSLGQWEEADRILEEMSRACIEPDIVTHTSVMGYHCKNGRCDEGRKIFDSMIQRGQKPDATTYSILLHGYATEGSLIDMHNLFDLMIENRVVPDHHVFNILIYAYVKHDMVDAAMLIFDEMQHQGLRPDIVTYGTLIEQLCKIGQLEDAMSLFSQMIGDGLHPNIIVFNSLIHGFCTCGNWEKAEALYFEMLNRGIRPDIVFFNTIMGNLCKARMVTEAQSLFDYMEHAGEKPNVITYTTLINGYCLDGKMDEAMRLLDVMVSIGLKPGAFTYDTLINGFYTNGRIQEALALFREMPNTGVKPGTVTCSIILQALFQSGKAASARILYLKMIIDKTPLDVITYCIILRGLCKNNCVDEALQMFQNLCLMGFQLEIGTLNIMIDTLLKCGRKEKAMDLFASILANGLVPDVVTYSLVMVHLIEEGLLEESDSLFLSMQKNGCAPDSRMLNSVVRRLLQRGEVSRAGVYLSIIDENHFSLEASTSSLLTSFFSGGKYQHHQKFLPEKYRSSMESING from the coding sequence TCCTGTTGGAGCACATCGTCGTAGATCGGTACCGCGCTGGGGACATCGGCGCCGAGGACGCGCTCCACTTGTTCGACGAATTGCTCCCGCAGGCCAGGCCCGCCTCGATCCGTGCCATCAACTGCCTCCTAGCCGTCGTCGCGCGCAATGGCCCCGCGCTCGCCATCTCCCTTTTCAACCGCGTCGCCAGGGCCGGCGCCGAGAAGGTGGCGCCCACCGTGCACACCTACGGCCTCCTCGTcggctgctgccgccgcctggGCCGCCTGGACCTCGGCTTCGCCGCCCTTGGCCGCATCCTCAAGACGGGCTGGAGGGCAGAGGCCGTCACCTTCACTAACCTGCTCAGGGCCCTCTGCGCCGAGAAGAAGATCGGGGACGCGATGGACATCGTGCTCCGGCGGATGCCTGAGCTTGACTGCGCGCCCAATGTCTTCTCCTACTCCGTTCTTCTCAAGGGGCTCTGTGATGAGAAGAAGAGTGAGGAGGCTCTAGAGCTGCTTTACATGATGGATGATGATTCAGATAGCCGTCCTCCTAATGTGGTGTCGTTCAACACTGTCATCGATGGTTTCTGTAAACAGGGTGAGGTAGACAAAGCTTTCACCCTGTTTCATGAAATGCTGGAACGTGGGATTTCACCAAATTTTGTAACTTACAACTCGATCATTGATGGTCTGTGCAAAGCTCAAGCAATGGACAAGGCTGAGATGTTCTTTCGTAGGATGATTGAAGATGGTGTGATGCCGGACTGCACCGCATATACTACTCTTGTGCATGGATATTGCTCCTTGGGACAGTGGGAAGAGGCTGATagaattttggaagaaatgtCCCGAGCTTGTATTGAACCAGATATTGTTACCCATACCTCGGTGATGGGATATCATTGCAAGAATGGACGATGTGATGAAGGTAGAAAGATTTTTGATTCTATGATCCAGAGAGGCCAAAAACCAGATGCCACCACCTACAGCATTCTGCTTCATGGGTATGCCACTGAAGGATCTCTTATTGATATGCATAATctctttgatttgatgatagaaAATCGCGTTGTACCTGATCATCATGTCTTCAACATTTtgatatatgcatatgttaaGCATGATATGGTTGATGCTGCAATGCTTATATTTGACGAAATGCAACATCAAGGATTGAGACCTGATATAGTCACATATGGAACATTAATAGAGCAACTTTGCAAGATAGGCCAACTGGAGGATGCTATGTCCCTATTCAGTCAGATGATTGGTGACGGATTGCATCCTAATATTATAGTTTTTAACAGCCTAATTCATGGTTTTTGTACCTGTGGCAATTGGGAGAAGGCTGAGGccttatattttgaaatgttgaaTAGAGGTATCCGTCCTGACATTGTGTTCTTCAATACAATAATGGGCAACCTGTGCAAAGCAAGAATGGTTACGGAAGCCCAAAGTCTTTTTGACTATATGGAACATGCAGGGGAGAAGCCTAATGTCATTACCTATACTACACTGATAAATGGTTATTGCTTAGATGGTAAGATGGATGAAGCAATGAGATTACTTGATGTTATGGTATCGATTGGCTTGAAACCTGGTGCTTTTACCTATGATACATTGATTAATGGTTTCTACACAAATGGAAGGATACAGGAAGCATTAGCTTTGTTCAGAGAAATGCCGAACACAGGAGTTAAGCCTGGAACTGTCACATGTAGCATAATACTGCAGGCATTATTTCAGAGTGGTAAGGCTGCTTCTGCAAGGATACTCTATCTCAAGATGATCATCGATAAAACGCCGTTGGATGTTATCACATACTGCATTATTCTAAGAGGACTTTGCAAAAATAATTGTGTTGATGAAGCGCTCCAAATGTTTCAGAACCTATGTTTGATGGGTTTTCAACTGGAAATTGGGACTTTAAATATAATGATTGACACACTGCTTAAATGTGGCAGAAAGGAAAAAGCCATGGATTTATTTGCTTCTATCTTGGCTAATGGTTTGGTGCCTGATGTTGTGACCTACAGCTTAGTGATGGTACATCTTATAGAAGAAGGGTTGTTAGAAGAGTCCGATAGTCTGTTTCTATCCATGCAGAAGAATGGTTGTGCTCCTGACTCCCGTATGCTAAATTCTGTAGTTAGGAGGCTATTGCAGAGAGGTGAGGTAAGCAGAGCAGGGGTTTACCTCTCCATAATTGATGAGAATCACTTCTCCCTAGAAGCTTCCACTTCTTCACTATTGACATCTTTTTTCTCTGGGGGGAAATATCAACACCATCAGAAGTTCCTCCCAGAAAAATATCGATCTTCTATGGAATCCATAAATGGATGA
- the LOC133907818 gene encoding protein Rf1, mitochondrial-like, whose amino-acid sequence MSRRVHAGGGSRLERVIQDRYYAGCIDPGDALRLFDELLQQDGKSSIRAVNCLLTAAARDSPAPAVSLFNRVARAGAEKVAPDVCTFGVLIRCCCRAGELSLGLAAFGQILKTGLRVKAIAVNQLLHGLCVGKRVGEAMDVVLRRMPELGCTPDVFSYNTLLKGLCGDKKSQEALEMIHIMADDGGNCAPDVVSYNTVIDGFFKEHEVGKAYSLFREMLDCGISPDVVTYNSIIDGLCKAQAMDKAEAVLQQMFDKGVVPDGTTYSSLVHGYCTSGQWMEAVIMLKEMSRKGLGPNIVTYNSIMDYLCKKGRCADARKIFDSMIEKGRKPNVTTYSVLLHAYATRGALDDMHNLLTLMTANGIAPDHHVFNILICAYGKYEMVDEAVLIFTKMQQQGLKPNIVSYGTIIDALCKLSRVDDAMSQFNQLINEGFTPNVIIFTSLIYGLCTLGKWKEAEGLAFEMIKTGIHPNAVFFNMIMGNLCKEGRVMEAQNILDLMVHIGVKPDVITYSTLIDGCCLARKMDEAMKLLDDMVVVGLQPNVVLYNTLINGFCLDGKMDEAMTLFASMVAVGLQPDDVTYGTVINGYCKNGRTEDGLALIRDMLNKGVKPDVITYNIMLQGLFRTGRTAAAMELYLKLINSGTRFDIFTYGIILEGLCKNNHIHEALQMFQSLCLMDFRLDTRSYNIMIDALLRYGRKDEALGLFAAISANGLVPDVVTYRLIIVYLIEEGLLEESDDMFLSTENNGCAANSLMLNAIVRSLLRKNVNDKAGTYLYKIDERGFSLEASTASLLISMFSQGKYQHDLKFLPEKYHFHMEACNG is encoded by the coding sequence ATGTCCCGCCGCGTCCACGCCGGCGGCGGTTCCCGACTGGAGCGCGTCATCCAGGACCGGTACTACGCCGGATGCATCGACCCCGGGGACGCGCTCCGCCTGTTCGACGAATTGCTCCAGCAAGATGGGAAATCCTCGATTCGTGCCGTCAACTgcctcctcaccgccgccgcccgtgacaGCCCCGCGCCCGCCGTCTCCCTCTTCAACCGCGTGGCGCGGGCCGGCGCCGAGAAGGTGGCTCCCGATGTGTGCACATTCGGCGTCCTCAtccgctgctgctgccgcgcGGGCGAACTGAGCCTCGGGCTTGCCGCGTTCGGGCAGATCCTCAAGACGGGGTTGAGGGTGAAGGCCATCGCCGTTAATCAATTGCTCCACGGCCTCTGTGTGGGGAAGAGGGTGGGCGAGGCCATGGACGTAGTGCTCCGACGAATGCCCGAGCTCGGTTGCACGCCTGATGTCTTCTCCTACAACACTCTTCTCAAGGGGCTCTGTGGTGACAAGAAGAGTCAAGAAGCGCTCGAGATGATCCACATTATGGCTGATGATGGAGGCAACTGCGCTCCAGATGTGGTGTCATATAACACCGTCATTGACGGCTTCTTTAAAGAGCACGAGGTGGGGAAAGCTTACAGTCTATTTCGTGAAATGCTGGATTGTGGGATTTCGCCAGATGTTGTGACTTACAACTCAATCATTGATGGCCTGTGCAAGGCTCAAGCTATGGACAAGGCTGAGGCGGTTCTACAGCAGATGTTTGATAAAGGTGTTGTGCCAGATGGCACCACGTACAGTAGTCTTGTGCATGGATATTGCACTTCAGGACAGTGGATGGAGGCAGTTATAATGTTGAAAGAAATGTCCAGAAAGGGTCTTGGACCCAATATTGTTACTTATAACTCGATTATGGACTATCTTTGCAAGAAGGGAAGATGTGCAGATGCTAGAAAGATTTTTGATTCCATGATCGAGAAAGGCCGAAAACCTAATGTTACTACGTATAGTGTTCTTCTTCATGCATATGCTACCAGAGGAGCTCTTGATGATATGCACAATCTACTCACTTTGATGACAGCAAATGGTATTGCACCTGATCATCATGTCTTCAACATATTGATATGTGCGTATGGTAAATATGAAATGGTTGATGAAGCAGTGCTTATATTTACAAAAATGCAGCAGCAAGGACTGAAACCTAATATAGTGAGCTATGGAACTATAATAGATGCACTTTGCAAACTTAGTAGAGTGGATGATGCCATGTCCCAATTCAACCAGCTTATCAATGAAGGATTTACTCCTAACGTCATAATTTTTACCTCCCTAATTTATGGTCTCTGTACCCTTGGCAAATGGAAGGAGGCTGAGGGATTAGCTTTTGAAATGATCAAAACAGGCATCCACCCCAATGCTGTCTTCTTCAACATGATAATGGGCAACCTATGCAAAGAAGGAAGGGTTATGGAAGCCCAAAATATCTTGGACTTGATGGTTCATATAGGTGTGAAACCTGATGTCATTACATACAGTACTCTAATAGATGGATGTTGCTTAGCTCGTAAGATGGATGAAGCGATGAAGCTACTTGATGATATGGTCGTTGTTGGCCTGCAACCTAATGTTGTACTATATAATACGCTGATAaatggattttgcttagatggAAAGATGGATGAAGCGATGACGCTATTTGCTAGTATGGTTGCTGTTGGCTTGCAACCTGATGATGTTACCTATGGTACGGTGATCAATGGCTACTGTAAGAATGGAAGGACAGAGGATGGATTAGCTCTTATCAGAGATATGTTGAACAAGGGTGTAAAACCTGATGTCATTACATATAACATAATGCTGCAAGGGTTATTTCGGACTGGAAGGACTGCTGCTGCAATGGAACTCTATCTCAAGTTGATCAACAGTGGAACACGCTTTGATATTTTCACATACGGTATAATTCTAGAAGGACTTTGTAAAAATAATCACATCCATGAGGCACTCCAAATGTTTCAGAGCCTGTGCTTGATGGATTTTCGACTTGATACTAGAAGTTACAATATTATGATTGATGCCTTGCTTAGATATGGTAGGAAGGATGAAGCCCTGGGTTTGTTTGCTGCTATATCGGCTAATGGTTTAGTGCCTGATGTTGTGACCTACAGATTAATAATAGTATATCTTATAGAAGAAGGGTTGCTAGAAGAGTCTGATGACATGTTTCTATCTACGGAGAATAATGGCTGCGCCGCCAACTCCCTTATGCTAAATGCTATAGTTAGAAGCTTACTTCGCAAAAATGTGAATGACAAGGCTGGGACTTACCTCTATAAAATTGATGAACGGGGCTTCTCTCTTGAAGCTTCTACAGCTTCCTTGTTGATATCTATGTTCTCACAAGGAAAGTATCAGCATGATCTGAAGTTTCTACCTGAAAAATATCATTTTCACATGGAAGCCTGCAACGGTTGA